From the genome of Drosophila melanogaster chromosome 2L, one region includes:
- the CG15278 gene encoding uncharacterized protein, isoform F, producing MADFHELIVTCIIFLYQIILIFRSIHPFRKDAMLLILHNVLLYYVINMFKHLAQASINSDGPVNTFYYVPLVYEENIALGRHQSWHEVLRTSSWQFFEVLFRHHLALLLPFNLALLVPRCKLAFISTLVLLSNFVLFVCFASAICQLLWVHGHAHSLRLLTIMCLGPVCQVVLVCRLLGRVWSVDSCLRHEI from the exons ATGGCCGATTTCCATGAACTTATTGTGACTTGCATTATTTTCCTATACcaaattattttgattttc CGATCAATCCACCCCTTCAGAAAAGACGCTATGCTGCTTATTTTGCACAACGTTCTGCTGTACTACGTGATCAATATGTTCAAGCATTTGGCCCAGG CATCGATTAACTCGGACGGACCGGTGAACACATTCTACTACGTACCATTGGTGTATGAAGAAAACATTGCCTTGGGACGCCATCAGAGTTGGCATGAGGTCCTTAGGACATCCAGCTGGCAATTCTTTGAGGTCCTTTTCAGACATCATCTGGCCCTGCTGTTGCCATTTAATTTGGCTCTCCTGGTGCCC CGCTGCAAGTTGGCCTTCATTAGCACACTGGTTCTCTTGTCGAACTTTGTGCTGTTCGTCTGTTTCGCCTCGGCCATTTGTCAGCTGTTGTGGGTccatggccacgcccacagcctGCGCCTCCTCACAATCATGTGTTTGGGCCCCGTTTGCCAAGTGGTTCTGGTGTGCCGCCTCCTGGGCCGCGTGTGG TCAGTGGATTCTTGTTTGAGGCATGAAATTTGA
- the CG15278 gene encoding uncharacterized protein, isoform D: MADFHELIVTCIIFLYQIILIFRSIHPFRKDAMLLILHNVLLYYVINMFKHLAQASINSDGPVNTFYYVPLVYEENIALGRHQSWHEVLRTSSWQFFEVLFRHHLALLLPFNLALLVPRCKLAFISTLVLLSNFVLFVCFASAICQLLWVHGHAHSLRLLTIMCLGPVCQVVLVCRLLGRVWLSQWILV; this comes from the exons ATGGCCGATTTCCATGAACTTATTGTGACTTGCATTATTTTCCTATACcaaattattttgattttc CGATCAATCCACCCCTTCAGAAAAGACGCTATGCTGCTTATTTTGCACAACGTTCTGCTGTACTACGTGATCAATATGTTCAAGCATTTGGCCCAGG CATCGATTAACTCGGACGGACCGGTGAACACATTCTACTACGTACCATTGGTGTATGAAGAAAACATTGCCTTGGGACGCCATCAGAGTTGGCATGAGGTCCTTAGGACATCCAGCTGGCAATTCTTTGAGGTCCTTTTCAGACATCATCTGGCCCTGCTGTTGCCATTTAATTTGGCTCTCCTGGTGCCC CGCTGCAAGTTGGCCTTCATTAGCACACTGGTTCTCTTGTCGAACTTTGTGCTGTTCGTCTGTTTCGCCTCGGCCATTTGTCAGCTGTTGTGGGTccatggccacgcccacagcctGCGCCTCCTCACAATCATGTGTTTGGGCCCCGTTTGCCAAGTGGTTCTGGTGTGCCGCCTCCTGGGCCGCGTGTGG CTCAGTCAGTGGATTCTTGTTTGA
- the ProtA gene encoding protamine A, isoform A, with amino-acid sequence MSSNNVNECKSLWNGIISISAKDESPKGLTEMCNHPIRRAPQKCKPMKSCAKPRRKAACAKATRPKVKCAPRQKCSKQGPVTNNAYLNFVRSFRKKHCNLKPRELIAKAAKAWARLSENRKDRYRRMACKVTTSERHKRRRICQQY; translated from the exons ATGAGTTCAAATAATGTAAATGAGTGCAAGAGCCTGTGGAATggcataatttccatttctgcAAAAGATGAAAGTCCTAAAGGTCTCACTGAAATGTGTAATCATCCAATAAGGAGAGCACCTCAAAAATGTAAGCCAATGAAGTCCTGTGCAAAGCCGCGCCGAAAGGCAGCCTGTGCCAAGGCGACTCGGCCCAAGGTCAAGTGTGCACCGAGGCAGAAGTGCAGCAAGCAGGGACCTGTCACTAACAACGCCTATTTGAATTTTGTGCGTTCCTTCCGAAAGAAGCACTGTAACTTGAAACCGCGGGAATTAATTGCAAAGGCCGCTAAAGCGTGGGCCAGGCTCTCGGAGAATAGAAAGGATCGATACCGCCGGATG GCATGCAAGGTCACCACCAGTGAACGCCACAAGCGCCGACGGATTTGCCAGCAATACTGA
- the CG15278 gene encoding uncharacterized protein, isoform E, with protein sequence MADFHELIVTCIIFLYQIILIFRSIHPFRKDAMLLILHNVLLYYVINMFKHLAQASINSDGPVNTFYYVPLVYEENIALGRHQSWHEVLRTSSWQFFEVLFRHHLALLLPFNLALLVPRCKLAFISTLVLLSNFVLFVCFASAICQLLWVHGHAHSLRLLTIMCLGPVCQVVLVCRLLGRVWPPSFSSVSGFLFEA encoded by the exons ATGGCCGATTTCCATGAACTTATTGTGACTTGCATTATTTTCCTATACcaaattattttgattttc CGATCAATCCACCCCTTCAGAAAAGACGCTATGCTGCTTATTTTGCACAACGTTCTGCTGTACTACGTGATCAATATGTTCAAGCATTTGGCCCAGG CATCGATTAACTCGGACGGACCGGTGAACACATTCTACTACGTACCATTGGTGTATGAAGAAAACATTGCCTTGGGACGCCATCAGAGTTGGCATGAGGTCCTTAGGACATCCAGCTGGCAATTCTTTGAGGTCCTTTTCAGACATCATCTGGCCCTGCTGTTGCCATTTAATTTGGCTCTCCTGGTGCCC CGCTGCAAGTTGGCCTTCATTAGCACACTGGTTCTCTTGTCGAACTTTGTGCTGTTCGTCTGTTTCGCCTCGGCCATTTGTCAGCTGTTGTGGGTccatggccacgcccacagcctGCGCCTCCTCACAATCATGTGTTTGGGCCCCGTTTGCCAAGTGGTTCTGGTGTGCCGCCTCCTGGGCCGCGTGTGG CCGCCTTCCTTTAGCTCAGTCAGTGGATTCTTGTTTGAGGCATGA
- the ProtB gene encoding protamine B: MSSNNVNECKSLWNGIISISAKDESPKGLTEMCNHPKRRAPPKCKPMKSCAKPRRKAACAKATRPKVKCAPSQKCSKQGPVTNNAYLNFVRFFRKKHCDLKPQELIAEAAKAWAELPEHRKDRYRRMACKVTTSERHKRRRICK; this comes from the exons ATGAGTTCAAATAATGTAAATGAGTGCAAGAGCCTGTGGAATggcataatttccatttctgcAAAAGATGAAAGTCCTAAAGGTCTCACTGAAATGTGTAATCATCCAAAGAGGAGAGCACCGCCCAAATGTAAGCCAATGAAGTCCTGTGCAAAGCCGCGCCGAAAGGCAGCCTGTGCCAAGGCGACTCGGCCCAAGGTCAAGTGTGCACCGAGTCAGAAGTGCAGCAAGCAGGGACCTGTCACTAACAACGCCTATTTGAATTTCGTGCGTTTCTTCCGAAAGAAGCACTGTGACTTGAAGCCGCAGGAATTAATTGCAGAGGCCGCTAAAGCGTGGGCCGAGCTCCCGGAGCATAGAAAGGATAGATACCGCCGGATG GCATGCAAGGTCACCACCAGTGAACGCCACAAGCGCCGACGGATTTGCAAGTAA